The Pseudomonas wenzhouensis genome has a segment encoding these proteins:
- a CDS encoding NfeD family protein, translating to MITYLHNLSFEHWLALATLLLIFEVFGAGGYLLWVGLMAVAVGAVVFLLPELHWAWQLMLFGMLAILSALLWRRHQRRTVR from the coding sequence ATGATCACCTATCTGCATAACCTGTCGTTCGAGCACTGGCTGGCCCTGGCTACCCTGCTGCTGATTTTCGAAGTGTTTGGTGCCGGCGGCTACCTGCTCTGGGTCGGCCTCATGGCTGTCGCTGTCGGCGCAGTGGTTTTCCTGCTTCCCGAGTTGCACTGGGCCTGGCAACTCATGCTGTTTGGCATGCTGGCGATACTGTCGGCATTGCTATGGCGGCGACACCAGCGCCGGACTGTCCGCTAG
- a CDS encoding DUF2388 domain-containing protein, with protein MRVTRHAALVFSACLFAQTAAADGLLRDILSSGATTASTYLTFKDRKLVAAAEEDASSFVASNGEIRGPHLEAAMQQLRSANPQLQDADDMALASAILATSAGPGDKMPAP; from the coding sequence ATGCGTGTAACGCGTCATGCTGCACTGGTTTTCAGTGCCTGCCTGTTTGCCCAGACTGCCGCCGCCGATGGCCTACTGCGCGACATTCTGTCCTCCGGCGCCACCACGGCCTCGACCTACCTGACCTTCAAGGATCGCAAGCTGGTTGCAGCGGCCGAAGAAGACGCCAGCAGCTTCGTTGCCAGCAATGGCGAAATCCGCGGCCCGCACCTGGAGGCCGCGATGCAGCAGCTGCGTAGCGCCAACCCGCAACTGCAGGACGCCGACGATATGGCACTGGCCAGCGCCATTCTTGCCACGTCGGCAGGCCCTGGCGATAAAATGCCCGCACCATGA